From the genome of Elusimicrobiota bacterium, one region includes:
- the brxL gene encoding BREX system Lon protease-like protein BrxL, giving the protein MELDKLDKLAASSFEGFMVRKDLVRRYSRQYPIPTYVVEFLLGRYCATVNETEIAEGLKVVERQLMDKTVRTGQEELFKARAREKGSVKIIDIVKARLDPKNDCFLAELPSVQIKDVRIDDRLVHEHERMLTDGFYAEVTLSYDAAIAQEQNGRPFAILSLRAIQLSQSDVLSILAKGRAQFTTEEWRDLLIRSIGLEPDTLSDRAKWVTLLRMIPFVERNYNLVELGPRGTGKSHLFQQISPYSHLISGGKATVAKMFVNNASGQRGLVCHYDVVCFDEIAGISFDQKDGVNIMKGYMASGEFSRGKESIRAAGSIVLVGNLDVDVEQQQRVGHLLGPLPPEIRGDTAFMDRLHAYVPGWDFPKLNPHEHLTNHFGLVSDFLSECWSKLRETSRVSSIQGRVNWGGALSGRDIEAATKTVNGLIKLLFPDPNVPVPSEELEKIVRQALECRRRVKEQQKRILKSEFRNTHFSYFMGVEGVEQFVMTPELHSEDRIDSDPLPPGQVWTISPGGQDVSPGLYRIESTVGPGSGVKILNAPVPPAFRESVRYGEQNLYTRAKDLVGDRDPRSHEFSIQLRALDNDHSGTGLGLAVLLSLCGGLLERSNKGGLIIVGALNLGGSVEMVPNPVAIAELAVEKGATSLLMPISARKQLFNLSDDMATKISIEFYSDLSDALLKALVE; this is encoded by the coding sequence ATGGAACTGGACAAATTAGATAAGTTAGCAGCCTCATCTTTTGAGGGGTTCATGGTGCGCAAAGATCTGGTCCGGCGTTATAGCCGGCAGTATCCAATCCCAACATATGTGGTTGAATTTTTGCTCGGCAGATACTGCGCCACCGTAAATGAAACCGAAATCGCCGAAGGGCTCAAGGTCGTAGAACGTCAACTCATGGATAAAACAGTTCGCACTGGTCAGGAAGAACTGTTTAAGGCTCGGGCAAGGGAAAAGGGTTCTGTAAAAATTATCGATATCGTAAAAGCCCGCCTTGACCCCAAAAATGATTGCTTTCTGGCGGAGCTGCCAAGTGTGCAGATTAAAGATGTGCGGATTGATGACCGGCTGGTCCACGAACACGAGAGGATGTTGACCGATGGGTTCTACGCTGAGGTTACACTCTCCTATGATGCCGCTATCGCTCAGGAACAAAACGGTCGTCCTTTCGCCATACTAAGTCTTCGAGCCATCCAGCTCTCACAATCCGATGTCTTGAGTATTCTCGCTAAGGGTAGGGCGCAGTTCACAACCGAAGAATGGCGGGACCTCCTTATACGTTCCATCGGATTAGAGCCAGACACATTGTCTGATCGTGCAAAATGGGTCACCCTTCTGCGAATGATTCCCTTTGTAGAAAGGAACTATAACCTAGTGGAGCTCGGCCCCAGGGGAACCGGAAAGAGCCATCTTTTTCAGCAAATATCACCTTACTCTCATCTGATTTCGGGCGGTAAGGCCACCGTGGCAAAGATGTTCGTCAACAACGCCAGCGGACAGCGTGGCCTAGTCTGCCACTACGACGTAGTCTGCTTTGATGAAATCGCCGGGATTTCCTTTGACCAGAAAGACGGCGTCAACATTATGAAAGGCTATATGGCCTCCGGTGAATTCTCTCGCGGTAAGGAAAGCATACGGGCTGCCGGCAGCATCGTTTTGGTGGGGAACTTGGACGTAGATGTAGAACAGCAACAGCGGGTCGGACACCTCCTCGGCCCCTTGCCCCCGGAAATCCGTGGCGACACAGCTTTTATGGACCGCTTACATGCATATGTGCCAGGATGGGACTTCCCAAAACTCAATCCACATGAGCACCTGACAAACCATTTCGGCCTGGTCAGCGACTTTTTATCCGAATGCTGGTCCAAACTACGTGAAACAAGCAGAGTTTCCAGCATCCAAGGGCGCGTAAACTGGGGCGGCGCTTTGAGCGGTCGCGATATCGAAGCCGCGACCAAAACTGTTAACGGTCTCATCAAGCTTCTATTCCCTGACCCCAACGTCCCAGTTCCGAGCGAGGAACTGGAAAAGATCGTCCGCCAGGCACTGGAGTGCCGGCGGCGGGTAAAGGAACAGCAAAAGCGCATCTTAAAATCGGAATTCCGCAACACCCACTTCAGCTACTTCATGGGCGTGGAGGGTGTAGAGCAGTTCGTTATGACGCCTGAGTTGCACAGTGAAGACCGCATCGACAGCGATCCTTTGCCCCCTGGCCAGGTATGGACGATCAGTCCAGGTGGACAGGACGTATCCCCAGGCCTCTACCGCATTGAATCCACAGTTGGCCCCGGTAGTGGGGTGAAGATTCTCAACGCCCCGGTCCCGCCGGCGTTCCGCGAGAGCGTACGTTATGGCGAACAAAATCTTTATACCCGGGCGAAAGATTTGGTCGGCGATAGAGATCCACGATCCCACGAGTTTTCAATACAACTACGAGCACTGGATAATGATCATTCAGGAACAGGACTAGGATTGGCGGTGCTTCTGTCGCTTTGTGGCGGCCTTTTAGAGCGAAGCAATAAAGGTGGCCTCATCATCGTCGGAGCTCTCAATCTGGGCGGTTCCGTAGAAATGGTGCCAAACCCAGTAGCAATAGCCGAGCTCGCTGTAGAGAAGGGAGCTACATCCCTCTTGATGCCAATATCGGCGCGCAAGCAGCTCTTTAACCTGTCCGACGACATGGCAACCAAGATCAGCATCGAGTTCTACTCGGACTTGTCTGACGCGCTTCTGAAGGCGCTGGTGGAATAA
- a CDS encoding tyrosine recombinase has translation MDALLDEFMRHLRVERGLSPNTCLSYRYQLERYAAFMRSGGRGPASAARGDVMDYLDRRKGDGLKSASLFIAALAVRQFHRYLAQAGHAGADPTAGMRLPRFKQRIPQPLDAEGVERLLRPPTVAKFAALRDHAMFELMYATGMRVSELVGLKLGQVDLKGGWVRVMGKGSKERLVPFGQRAATALSRYLAVRSARFPAVPDAIFLNAKGCGAITRGGFAWKFAATARRAGLSGRVTPHQLRHSCATHMLEGGADLRVIQELLGHSSVTTTQRYAHVTAKLLQDSCQKTHPRF, from the coding sequence ATGGACGCCCTCTTGGACGAGTTCATGCGGCATCTCCGGGTGGAACGGGGCCTATCCCCGAATACCTGCCTGTCCTACAGGTATCAGCTGGAGAGGTACGCCGCCTTCATGCGATCTGGCGGTCGGGGGCCAGCCTCGGCCGCCAGGGGCGACGTTATGGACTACCTGGACCGCCGCAAGGGCGACGGTCTTAAGTCGGCCTCGCTGTTCATCGCCGCGCTGGCTGTGCGGCAGTTCCATCGGTATTTGGCGCAGGCTGGCCATGCCGGTGCCGATCCTACCGCAGGGATGCGCCTTCCCCGCTTTAAGCAGCGAATTCCCCAACCGCTAGATGCTGAGGGCGTTGAAAGGCTGCTTCGCCCGCCAACGGTGGCCAAGTTCGCGGCCCTGCGGGACCACGCCATGTTTGAGCTCATGTATGCCACAGGAATGCGGGTTTCGGAGTTGGTCGGCCTGAAATTGGGGCAGGTGGATCTGAAAGGCGGCTGGGTGCGGGTGATGGGCAAGGGCTCAAAGGAGAGGCTGGTGCCGTTCGGCCAGCGCGCCGCAACCGCCCTGAGCCGCTATCTTGCTGTCCGGTCAGCCAGATTCCCGGCGGTGCCGGATGCTATATTCCTCAACGCCAAAGGCTGTGGAGCGATAACGCGGGGAGGATTTGCATGGAAGTTTGCCGCCACCGCGCGCCGGGCAGGTTTATCGGGGCGGGTTACCCCCCACCAGCTACGGCACAGCTGCGCGACGCATATGCTGGAGGGTGGGGCAGATTTGCGGGTTATTCAGGAACTACTGGGGCATAGCTCGGTGACTACCACACAACGCTATGCTCATGTTACCGCGAAACTATTACAGGATTCCTGCCAGAAAACACATCCCAGGTTCTAA
- a CDS encoding metal ABC transporter substrate-binding protein, which yields MRKYFILLAVVVFAGIMPLSAAPIKIAAALPDLGSIASYIGGDKVDVFTIGRNNANPHAVEVLPSYMIKVSRAAIYLKVGLALDQWSDAIMDGSRNNKLMKVDCSNGVAVLQKPTGKVDASLGDVHPEGNPHYWLDPANGVIVAGNVLAALTKADPENGPYYEKNYERFRDETGKRMAGWKDALANVPGKRIIGYHSSWVYFASAFGLSVVGNVEPLPGIPPTAKHLAELVDMIKRDGIAVLLQEMYFPDNAPQFLARETGIKVYKFSPSCDNVKPDSYFRHFDEITGRIQGGK from the coding sequence ATGAGAAAGTATTTTATTCTTCTGGCTGTTGTAGTGTTCGCCGGTATCATGCCTTTGTCTGCCGCGCCGATAAAGATCGCGGCGGCTTTGCCGGACCTTGGCTCCATAGCGTCATATATCGGCGGCGACAAGGTGGATGTGTTCACGATAGGCAGGAACAATGCGAACCCACACGCAGTGGAGGTGCTGCCGTCATATATGATAAAGGTCTCCCGCGCGGCCATATACCTGAAGGTCGGGCTTGCGCTGGACCAATGGTCCGACGCCATAATGGACGGCTCGCGCAATAATAAACTGATGAAAGTCGATTGCTCCAACGGCGTAGCGGTCCTCCAGAAGCCGACCGGAAAAGTTGATGCCTCGCTGGGCGATGTGCATCCGGAGGGGAATCCGCATTATTGGCTGGACCCGGCGAACGGCGTAATAGTCGCCGGAAACGTGCTTGCCGCGTTGACTAAGGCCGACCCGGAGAACGGTCCGTATTATGAAAAGAATTACGAGCGTTTCCGGGACGAAACGGGTAAGCGCATGGCCGGCTGGAAAGACGCGCTGGCGAACGTGCCGGGGAAAAGAATCATAGGCTACCATTCTTCCTGGGTTTATTTCGCTTCGGCGTTCGGCCTGTCGGTGGTGGGGAACGTAGAGCCTCTGCCCGGCATCCCGCCTACGGCGAAACATCTGGCGGAACTTGTCGACATGATTAAAAGAGACGGAATAGCGGTCCTCCTGCAGGAAATGTATTTTCCGGACAATGCGCCGCAGTTCCTGGCAAGAGAGACCGGAATAAAGGTCTATAAGTTCTCTCCCTCCTGCGATAACGTAAAGCCTGATTCATATTTCAGACATTTTGACGAGATCACGGGACGGATACAGGGAGGTAAATAG
- a CDS encoding metal ABC transporter permease, protein MLMFQYHFATIALLVCLILTGIHTYMGYHVVRRGVIFVDLSLAQVAALGSSVAILLGWGEQFPVRNYLMSLSFTLIGALLFVVFRSKREKVPIEALIGITYAGSIALSLIVLEHAATGTEEIKEMLTGSLLTVSPKEVAFIAVLYSAIGIIHWLARKQLLLVTEAPDKARDKGMKLWWWDFVFYATFGMIVTSSVKVAGVLLVFAFLIIPAVAAMTTVEGTSRRIMFGWLFGIIGCFSGLELSLRLDWSTGPTIVTAFLVLLIGVWLTRTAVTAFTKPGRA, encoded by the coding sequence ATGCTGATGTTCCAGTATCACTTCGCGACGATAGCACTCCTGGTTTGTCTTATCCTGACAGGCATACATACGTATATGGGCTATCATGTGGTCAGAAGGGGCGTTATTTTCGTGGACCTGTCTTTGGCGCAGGTGGCGGCATTGGGATCGAGCGTGGCCATTCTTCTGGGCTGGGGCGAACAGTTCCCGGTCCGGAATTACCTGATGTCGCTTTCCTTCACGCTTATAGGTGCGCTGTTGTTCGTGGTGTTCCGCAGTAAGCGTGAAAAAGTCCCTATAGAGGCACTGATAGGCATCACCTACGCCGGGTCCATCGCCCTGTCGCTGATAGTGCTGGAGCACGCCGCCACCGGCACCGAGGAAATAAAGGAGATGCTCACAGGGTCGCTTCTTACGGTCTCGCCGAAAGAAGTGGCGTTTATAGCCGTGCTGTATTCCGCGATAGGGATCATCCACTGGCTGGCCAGGAAACAGCTGTTGTTGGTAACGGAGGCGCCGGATAAGGCGCGGGACAAAGGGATGAAACTCTGGTGGTGGGACTTCGTCTTTTACGCCACCTTCGGCATGATAGTGACCTCATCGGTGAAGGTCGCGGGAGTCCTGCTGGTATTCGCCTTTCTCATTATTCCGGCCGTCGCTGCAATGACCACGGTGGAGGGCACATCCCGGCGGATAATGTTCGGCTGGTTGTTCGGGATCATAGGCTGTTTCAGCGGTCTTGAATTATCGCTGAGGCTGGACTGGTCCACCGGGCCGACTATCGTAACGGCTTTCCTTGTTTTGCTTATAGGCGTCTGGCTGACAAGGACGGCGGTTACGGCTTTTACTAAACCGGGAAGAGCATGA
- a CDS encoding sulfite exporter TauE/SafE family protein: MDIKVLALTAASVGFFHTLLGPDHYVPFIAMAKARNWSYLKTGVITFVCGLGHVGSSVLLGFAGVYIGAKVTSLEKIESFRGGLAGWLLVIFGLLYFVWGLKKAYSGREHVHSHDHGGFRHVHTHSHADEHAHVHDTGKVNITPWILFTIFVFGPCEPLIPLIIYPAAKNSMSGVIAVTAVFSLCTISTMMVMVLAALRGIELLPVQKVERYSHALAGFAILMCGVAVTFMGL; encoded by the coding sequence ATGGATATTAAGGTTTTGGCGCTTACAGCCGCTTCTGTCGGCTTCTTCCATACCTTGCTCGGACCGGATCATTATGTGCCTTTTATCGCAATGGCCAAGGCCAGAAACTGGTCCTACCTAAAAACCGGCGTTATAACTTTCGTCTGCGGCCTGGGCCATGTCGGAAGTTCGGTATTGCTGGGCTTTGCCGGTGTCTATATCGGCGCGAAAGTTACCAGCCTGGAAAAAATAGAATCATTTCGTGGCGGCCTCGCTGGATGGCTGCTGGTAATATTCGGCCTGCTGTATTTTGTTTGGGGGCTTAAGAAAGCATATTCAGGCCGGGAACATGTGCACTCGCACGATCACGGCGGTTTCCGGCATGTTCACACCCATTCCCATGCGGATGAGCACGCGCATGTCCATGATACGGGAAAAGTGAATATAACTCCCTGGATATTGTTCACGATTTTTGTTTTCGGCCCCTGTGAACCTCTTATCCCACTGATTATATATCCGGCGGCAAAAAACAGCATGAGCGGCGTAATCGCCGTGACAGCGGTTTTCTCACTGTGCACAATCTCGACGATGATGGTCATGGTTTTAGCGGCTTTGCGGGGTATTGAACTACTGCCGGTTCAAAAGGTAGAGAGGTATTCGCATGCTCTCGCCGGTTTCGCGATTTTGATGTGCGGAGTAGCCGTTACCTTCATGGGGCTGTAA
- a CDS encoding arsenate reductase ArsC, whose translation MKKVLFLCTGNSCRSQMAEGWARHLHGDKLEAYSAGVTPQGIHPFTVQVMKEAGVDIATQSSKHIRVLKDVNFDYVITLCDSARESCPLFPGRTKVLHYDFDDPASARGSETEMVAVFRRVRDQIHDFIAALPASLNIKGQ comes from the coding sequence ATGAAAAAAGTCCTTTTTCTGTGTACCGGAAACTCCTGCCGCAGCCAGATGGCGGAAGGCTGGGCACGGCATTTGCATGGAGATAAGCTGGAAGCTTATTCGGCTGGAGTCACCCCGCAAGGGATTCATCCGTTCACTGTGCAGGTTATGAAAGAAGCGGGCGTCGATATAGCCACTCAAAGTTCAAAACATATCCGCGTGCTGAAGGATGTAAATTTTGATTATGTTATTACCCTTTGTGATAGCGCGCGTGAGAGCTGCCCACTTTTTCCCGGAAGAACCAAGGTGCTGCACTATGATTTTGACGATCCCGCCTCTGCGCGGGGGAGCGAGACCGAAATGGTTGCAGTTTTCAGGCGAGTGCGCGACCAGATACATGATTTCATAGCGGCGTTGCCTGCATCTCTGAATATCAAAGGACAATAG
- a CDS encoding CGGC domain-containing protein, which translates to MTKIGIIRCQQTEDMCPGSTDFKVAQEGKCAFEQTGPVEIIGFVSCGGCPGKKAVTRAKMMVERGAQIIVFASCIKNGNPIGFPCPHSAKMIETVTKKLGAEVKVLDWTH; encoded by the coding sequence ATGACAAAAATAGGAATTATCCGGTGTCAACAAACAGAAGATATGTGCCCCGGAAGCACTGACTTCAAAGTCGCCCAGGAGGGCAAGTGCGCTTTTGAGCAGACTGGGCCGGTCGAGATCATCGGCTTTGTTTCCTGTGGCGGATGCCCAGGCAAGAAAGCGGTCACCAGGGCCAAAATGATGGTGGAACGCGGAGCGCAGATTATTGTGTTCGCCTCGTGCATCAAGAATGGCAACCCGATAGGCTTTCCATGCCCGCACTCCGCCAAGATGATAGAGACCGTGACTAAAAAGCTGGGGGCTGAGGTGAAGGTGCTGGATTGGACGCATTGA
- a CDS encoding Fic family protein, with product MDINALKYSPRAGYAVKQAGPEPYYCFIPAPLPPKPPLKYDEKLQALTERAGRALGRLDAVTAQLPNPELLLYTYIRKEAVLSSQIEGTQSSLSDLLLYENAEAPGVPEDDVREVSNYVSALEYGLKRLKMLPVSLRLIKEIHNILLQGGRGGHKEPGEFRRSQNWIGGSRPGNARFVPPPPKEVLPALGALEKFIHNEPTRTPTLIKAGMVHAQFESIHPFLDGNGRLGRLLIPFIMIAEGTLTSPLLYLSLYFKQRRQEYYDALDRVRARGDWEGWLAFYLEGVAEVAEQGSETSAKLIAMFNEHQAAIQRLGRAKFSALKVHELLKKRCVLSVNAVCSELGLSFPTANKTLAHLKELGFVGEISGRRRHRVFSYVPYLKALQSGMGGLLG from the coding sequence ATGGATATCAATGCCCTAAAGTATTCCCCCCGCGCAGGCTATGCTGTAAAGCAAGCCGGGCCGGAGCCGTATTACTGCTTTATTCCAGCCCCGCTGCCTCCGAAGCCGCCGCTGAAATATGATGAGAAATTGCAGGCCCTGACCGAAAGGGCCGGCAGAGCGCTCGGCCGGCTGGACGCTGTTACGGCGCAGTTGCCTAATCCAGAGCTTTTGCTCTATACGTATATACGCAAAGAGGCCGTACTCTCCTCGCAGATAGAAGGCACACAATCCTCGCTCTCAGATCTGCTACTGTACGAGAATGCGGAAGCTCCGGGAGTCCCGGAAGATGACGTGCGTGAAGTATCCAACTATGTGTCAGCCCTGGAATACGGGCTCAAGCGGCTCAAAATGCTGCCGGTAAGCCTCCGGCTGATAAAGGAGATCCACAATATCCTTCTCCAGGGCGGGCGGGGTGGTCATAAGGAGCCGGGAGAATTCAGGCGCTCGCAGAACTGGATTGGAGGGAGCCGCCCCGGCAACGCACGTTTCGTGCCGCCACCGCCGAAGGAAGTGCTTCCCGCTTTGGGCGCTCTTGAAAAATTCATCCATAATGAGCCGACTAGGACGCCTACGCTGATAAAAGCCGGAATGGTGCACGCGCAGTTCGAGAGTATTCACCCCTTCCTGGACGGTAACGGCAGGTTGGGGCGCCTCCTTATTCCGTTCATTATGATAGCGGAGGGTACGCTGACTTCCCCGCTTTTGTATCTCAGCCTTTACTTTAAACAGCGGCGGCAGGAGTATTACGATGCCCTGGACAGGGTGCGTGCGCGCGGCGACTGGGAAGGCTGGCTGGCATTTTATCTGGAGGGCGTGGCGGAAGTGGCTGAACAGGGAAGCGAGACTTCGGCTAAACTTATCGCTATGTTCAATGAACACCAGGCGGCTATTCAAAGGCTCGGCCGGGCGAAGTTTTCGGCGCTTAAGGTGCACGAACTGCTTAAGAAGCGGTGTGTGCTGTCGGTGAATGCCGTCTGTTCGGAGTTGGGTTTAAGTTTCCCCACAGCGAACAAGACACTGGCGCATCTTAAGGAACTGGGTTTTGTAGGAGAAATCAGCGGGCGGCGGCGCCACCGCGTTTTTTCGTATGTCCCGTACTTGAAGGCTTTGCAGTCCGGTATGGGCGGCTTGCTGGGTTAG
- a CDS encoding NDP-hexose 2,3-dehydratase family protein, with translation MLKNSDFSCEPLPFSESREWRFEDGILRHRTGGFFSLAGLATQARCARLHAKEQLIILQPQPAINGFLFRRTADHPELLFQGRVEPGNIDIMQLAPTVQSTEANYKQLHGGRETPFVDWFTEKKIGQVLIDELQSEEGSRYHGKYNRNIVIEVPANLELPLPPNCRWYSVDALRTFVASNNILNTDARSVLACMDWGTLAENGGPFIRHAPGTFGASLRQSYFSNGAEESQGISETLRWLAQLRVQCSLRSRILPITALKNWKIEQGEIREECREAGFAARHFAVVARGREVSSWDQPLIDSAGVGLVCLVAQRRCGMLQFLIKASYEIGFLEGVQLSASLCINPGQTVRAQNRFESELFSRIEKSNGAILHMECRQSEEGGRFYQDENRYQIVELTEDVILPESEDCRWMTLGQIRQLISVPGTITIEARGALAGLLHWI, from the coding sequence ATACTCAAGAACAGCGACTTCTCATGTGAGCCGCTGCCTTTCAGTGAGTCCCGTGAGTGGCGATTCGAGGACGGAATTCTACGACACAGAACAGGCGGTTTTTTCTCCCTCGCGGGACTTGCAACACAGGCACGATGCGCACGACTGCACGCTAAAGAGCAGTTAATCATTTTGCAGCCCCAGCCCGCGATAAATGGTTTTCTATTCCGGCGGACGGCGGATCACCCGGAACTCCTATTTCAAGGGCGCGTGGAACCGGGCAATATCGACATCATGCAGTTGGCTCCTACTGTTCAGTCTACTGAGGCTAACTACAAGCAGTTACATGGAGGACGAGAAACACCATTTGTGGATTGGTTCACGGAAAAGAAAATCGGGCAGGTGCTTATCGATGAACTACAATCAGAAGAAGGTTCGCGCTATCACGGCAAATACAACCGCAATATAGTTATCGAGGTGCCTGCAAACCTCGAACTACCCCTTCCACCGAACTGCCGGTGGTACAGCGTTGATGCTCTGCGTACGTTCGTTGCAAGCAACAATATCTTGAACACGGACGCCCGCTCCGTATTGGCTTGCATGGACTGGGGCACCCTCGCCGAAAATGGCGGACCTTTTATCCGACACGCGCCCGGAACCTTTGGCGCGAGTTTGCGACAATCCTATTTTTCGAATGGTGCAGAAGAGTCACAAGGAATCTCTGAAACCCTGCGATGGCTGGCCCAACTGCGCGTTCAATGTTCGCTGAGATCCCGGATTCTGCCGATTACCGCATTAAAAAACTGGAAAATAGAACAGGGTGAAATCCGGGAAGAGTGTCGAGAAGCCGGTTTTGCTGCCCGACACTTCGCCGTAGTCGCGCGGGGCCGTGAAGTTTCCTCTTGGGATCAACCACTGATTGACAGCGCTGGCGTGGGACTTGTTTGTTTGGTTGCTCAGCGGCGCTGCGGCATGCTGCAGTTCTTGATCAAGGCCAGCTATGAGATTGGCTTTCTTGAAGGCGTCCAGTTATCCGCTTCGCTGTGTATAAATCCCGGACAGACTGTTAGAGCCCAGAATCGGTTCGAATCTGAACTGTTCAGCCGCATTGAAAAGTCAAACGGCGCGATCCTTCACATGGAATGCCGTCAATCTGAAGAAGGAGGGCGATTTTACCAGGATGAAAATCGATATCAGATCGTGGAATTGACAGAGGATGTCATTCTGCCGGAATCAGAAGACTGCCGCTGGATGACTCTGGGTCAAATCAGGCAACTCATCAGTGTACCGGGAACCATAACTATTGAGGCGCGCGGAGCCTTGGCCGGTCTTCTGCACTGGATCTGA